One part of the Mariniflexile litorale genome encodes these proteins:
- a CDS encoding polysaccharide deacetylase family protein, giving the protein MSNRAFLSKFKAQTIFPYYHLVRDTDVAHIENLYLFKNTKQFLNDIQILKTNYKALNPRDLLNNNVSNNSFLLSFDDGLQEIHSVIYPILKQQGLKAIFFVNPNFIDNNEGLYKHYISIILKQLKDTGFEKNVLDKIGAIFSFTSNSTEEFKKKFINIKFSEREKVNDVLDLLKIDIRDYLKEQKVYISKEQIQEMLDDGFYFGGHTMSHPPLIQLSQEEQTLEIINSIDWLKQNFNINYSLFAFPFSDRAISKKVLEKLFEYDPNVKIFGNSGLKKDMDKRIIQRFSLENPNKETEKQIVTENMYKYFNKVIRKYHIKRK; this is encoded by the coding sequence ATGTCAAATCGAGCATTTTTATCAAAATTTAAAGCGCAAACAATTTTTCCTTATTATCATCTAGTAAGGGATACTGATGTAGCACATATTGAAAATTTATATTTATTTAAGAATACAAAGCAATTTTTAAATGATATTCAGATATTGAAAACTAATTATAAAGCTTTAAATCCTAGAGATTTATTAAATAATAACGTTTCAAATAACAGTTTTTTGCTTTCTTTTGATGATGGTTTACAAGAAATTCATTCAGTAATATACCCTATTTTAAAGCAACAAGGTTTAAAAGCTATATTCTTTGTAAATCCAAATTTTATAGATAACAATGAAGGGCTATATAAGCATTATATAAGTATTATTTTAAAACAGTTGAAGGACACAGGTTTTGAAAAAAATGTTTTAGATAAAATAGGAGCCATATTTTCTTTTACATCCAATTCCACTGAAGAATTCAAAAAGAAATTTATAAATATCAAATTTTCTGAAAGAGAAAAAGTAAATGATGTGCTCGATTTATTAAAGATTGATATTAGAGACTATTTAAAAGAACAAAAAGTTTACATTTCAAAAGAACAAATACAAGAAATGTTAGATGATGGCTTCTATTTCGGGGGGCATACGATGAGTCATCCGCCTCTTATTCAATTATCTCAAGAAGAACAAACATTAGAAATAATTAATTCTATAGATTGGTTAAAACAAAATTTCAATATTAATTATTCCTTATTTGCATTTCCATTCTCAGATAGAGCCATCTCAAAAAAAGTGTTAGAGAAATTGTTTGAATACGATCCTAATGTAAAAATATTTGGCAATTCTGGTTTAAAGAAAGATATGGACAAGCGGATTATTCAGAGATTTTCTTTAGAAAACCCAAATAAGGAAACAGAAAAACAGATTGTTACAGAAAACATGTATAAGTATTTCAATAAAGTTATAAGAAAATATCATATTAAACGAAAGTGA
- a CDS encoding glycosyltransferase family 2 protein — MNFYIIIPAHNEASVIGLTLDSLINQTLQPKRVVVVNDNSTDATQNIIEDYVLKYTNIELLNSQSSNEHLPGSKIINAFYKGYEILGEDYDVLCKFDADLIFPHNYLEQLSIHFNNNKNLGMAAGFCYIEKNGNWILENLTRKDHIRGALKAYRKACFLQIGKLKPSMGWDTVDELLAKFYGWDILTDESLHVKHLKPTGISYNKASKYLQGEAMYKMRYGFVITFISALKLAYKKRSFGLFKDYISGYFKAKKNHIDFLVTEEEGVFIRDLRWKGMLNKFK; from the coding sequence TTGAACTTTTACATCATTATTCCCGCTCACAACGAAGCAAGTGTCATTGGATTAACCTTAGATTCGTTAATAAACCAAACTCTTCAACCTAAACGTGTCGTGGTTGTAAATGACAACTCAACCGATGCAACTCAGAACATTATTGAAGATTACGTTTTGAAATATACAAATATTGAATTGCTTAATTCACAATCTTCAAATGAACATTTACCAGGATCCAAAATTATTAATGCATTTTATAAAGGTTATGAAATTTTGGGTGAAGATTATGATGTACTATGTAAATTTGATGCCGATTTAATTTTTCCTCACAATTATTTAGAACAACTTTCTATTCATTTTAATAACAACAAAAACCTAGGAATGGCTGCAGGCTTTTGTTACATTGAAAAAAATGGCAACTGGATATTGGAAAATTTAACTCGGAAAGACCATATTCGAGGTGCTTTAAAAGCCTATAGAAAAGCGTGTTTTTTACAAATAGGAAAATTAAAACCTTCTATGGGTTGGGACACCGTTGATGAGTTGCTTGCAAAATTTTATGGTTGGGATATTTTAACAGACGAATCTCTTCATGTAAAACATTTAAAACCAACGGGCATTAGCTACAATAAAGCTTCTAAATATTTACAAGGAGAAGCTATGTACAAAATGCGTTATGGTTTTGTAATTACCTTTATTTCCGCCTTAAAATTAGCTTATAAAAAAAGAAGCTTTGGTTTATTTAAAGACTATATATCGGGCTATTTTAAAGCAAAAAAGAATCATATTGATTTTCTGGTAACAGAAGAAGAGGGGGTATTTATTCGAGATTTACGCTGGAAAGGCATGTTGAATAAATTCAAATAA
- the pafA gene encoding alkaline phosphatase PafA, producing the protein MMKNTACAIFAVLLIFSCKAQSETISTKSKNFNSEKPRLVVGIVVDQMRYDYLTRFYNKYGEGGFKRMMNEGFNCKNSHYNYVPTYTGPGHASVYTGTTPKYHGIIANDWYDKEIKKSVYCAGDDSVQSVGAETEDGQMSPHRMKSTTFSDENRLFTQMRGKTIGISIKDRGAILPAGHTANAAYWFYGKDKGDFITSSFYMNSLPNWVNEFNNSNVAASYLKPWNTLYDISTYVESGSDLNDFEGSFKGKETATFPYDLAALKDANGGFDIIKSTAYGNSIVADFAIAAIKGEQLGQDDDTDVFAISFSSTDYVGHKFGVNSKEIEDTYIRLDKDLERIFKMLDTTVGKDAYTVFLTADHAAVDVPSYLKSVKIPAGYVDTKIQKEKLNQFMESRFKSSSLIESISNNQIFLDRNKINELGLNLDDVQQAIVNEMITYKYIDKAYTATVMNSTSFTTGIEALLQNGFSQKRSGDVLFVYDAAYISYSKTGSTHGSGFDYDTHVPLLFFGKGIKHGENLKKTEITDIAPTMSALLGISFPNGATGQPLEFVLD; encoded by the coding sequence ATGATGAAAAATACCGCTTGCGCCATATTCGCAGTTCTTTTAATTTTTTCGTGTAAAGCCCAAAGTGAAACGATTTCAACTAAAAGTAAAAATTTTAATAGTGAAAAACCAAGGCTTGTTGTTGGTATTGTGGTAGACCAAATGCGTTACGATTATTTAACACGTTTTTACAATAAATACGGAGAAGGTGGTTTTAAACGAATGATGAATGAAGGATTTAATTGCAAAAACAGTCATTATAATTATGTGCCTACTTATACAGGTCCTGGCCATGCTTCGGTTTATACGGGTACCACTCCAAAATATCATGGTATTATTGCTAATGATTGGTATGATAAAGAAATAAAGAAAAGTGTGTATTGTGCAGGTGATGATAGTGTACAATCTGTTGGAGCTGAAACGGAAGATGGACAAATGTCTCCACACCGAATGAAGTCTACAACTTTTTCAGATGAAAACCGTTTATTTACACAAATGCGTGGCAAAACCATAGGGATATCAATAAAAGATAGAGGTGCTATTTTACCTGCGGGTCATACCGCTAATGCGGCGTATTGGTTTTATGGAAAAGATAAAGGAGATTTTATTACTAGTAGTTTTTATATGAATAGTTTGCCTAATTGGGTAAATGAATTTAATAATTCAAATGTGGCAGCTTCTTATTTGAAACCATGGAATACTTTATACGATATTTCAACTTATGTAGAAAGTGGAAGCGATTTGAATGATTTTGAAGGTAGCTTCAAAGGAAAAGAAACAGCAACATTTCCATACGATTTAGCAGCCTTAAAAGATGCAAATGGTGGTTTTGATATTATAAAATCTACAGCATATGGTAATAGTATTGTGGCCGATTTTGCAATAGCAGCGATAAAAGGGGAGCAATTAGGACAAGATGATGATACCGATGTGTTTGCTATAAGTTTTTCAAGTACCGATTATGTTGGGCATAAATTTGGCGTAAATTCTAAAGAAATTGAAGATACCTATATTCGTTTAGATAAAGATTTAGAGCGCATATTTAAAATGTTAGATACAACTGTAGGCAAAGATGCGTATACTGTTTTTTTAACAGCAGATCATGCAGCGGTAGATGTGCCTTCCTATCTGAAAAGTGTTAAAATACCAGCAGGTTACGTGGATACTAAAATTCAAAAAGAAAAACTGAATCAATTCATGGAATCAAGATTTAAATCGTCTAGCTTAATTGAAAGTATAAGTAATAATCAAATATTTTTAGATAGAAATAAAATTAATGAACTTGGTTTAAATTTAGATGATGTTCAACAAGCCATCGTAAATGAAATGATTACTTATAAGTATATTGATAAAGCATATACAGCAACAGTTATGAATTCAACGTCATTTACAACAGGAATTGAAGCATTGCTGCAAAATGGATTTAGCCAAAAACGTTCAGGAGATGTGCTTTTTGTTTATGATGCGGCTTATATTTCATACAGTAAAACAGGTTCTACACACGGGTCTGGTTTTGATTATGATACACACGTGCCCCTTTTATTCTTCGGAAAAGGTATTAAGCATGGTGAAAATTTAAAGAAAACCGAAATCACCGATATTGCTCCCACCATGTCAGCACTTCTAGGAATCAGTTTTCCTAACGGAGCTACAGGGCAACCTTTAGAATTTGTTTTAGATTAG
- a CDS encoding DNA/RNA non-specific endonuclease — protein sequence MSKKTKYTLLSLIIVFAVYGYEHFLKVEEQAEVVGDGKEVKNNTNEYFLPTSTTGQIVHHEGYSLSYSEPHEQAEWVAYELKKSDLSNSNFKRPYFEIDAAVKTGAANWRNYKNSGYDRGHLCPAADRKYSQAAHDETFLTSNITPQEHAFNSGIWNTLEQKVRYWANKYDGVFVVTGGVLSGNMKTIGDESVAVPNQFYKVLIDINSGKVKMIAFLMPHENVSKPLYEFVVSVDSIEKLTGIDFFSQLEDTLENKLEASSSYKEWSFK from the coding sequence TTGAGTAAAAAAACAAAATATACCTTACTGTCTTTAATAATTGTGTTTGCAGTTTACGGCTACGAGCATTTTCTAAAAGTAGAAGAGCAAGCTGAAGTTGTTGGTGACGGTAAAGAAGTTAAAAATAATACCAACGAATACTTTTTGCCTACAAGTACTACAGGACAAATTGTGCATCATGAAGGCTATTCTCTTTCTTACAGTGAACCACATGAGCAAGCAGAGTGGGTCGCTTACGAGTTAAAAAAATCAGATCTTTCAAATTCAAATTTTAAACGTCCTTATTTTGAAATAGATGCCGCTGTGAAAACGGGAGCGGCTAATTGGCGAAATTATAAAAATTCGGGATACGACCGTGGGCATTTGTGTCCAGCAGCTGATAGAAAGTATAGCCAAGCAGCCCATGACGAAACGTTTTTAACAAGTAATATTACCCCACAAGAACATGCCTTTAATTCTGGAATATGGAATACTTTAGAACAAAAAGTGCGTTATTGGGCAAATAAGTATGATGGCGTTTTTGTTGTTACAGGAGGTGTTTTAAGTGGTAATATGAAAACTATTGGAGATGAAAGCGTAGCTGTGCCTAATCAGTTTTATAAAGTGTTGATTGATATAAATTCGGGAAAAGTAAAAATGATCGCTTTTTTAATGCCTCATGAGAATGTTAGTAAACCTTTGTATGAATTTGTGGTTTCGGTTGATTCTATTGAAAAATTAACTGGCATCGATTTCTTTTCACAATTAGAAGATACCTTAGAAAATAAGTTAGAAGCTTCGAGCAGTTATAAAGAATGGAGTTTCAAATAG